Proteins encoded in a region of the Triplophysa rosa linkage group LG14, Trosa_1v2, whole genome shotgun sequence genome:
- the dlc gene encoding delta-like protein C — protein MANLFLSTCFLFLISMHLAESSGGVFELKVHSFTTTSGVCKPSTDCQIFFRVCLKHSQDNISPEPPCTYGTGLTDIFSADQNSISNSAPIRVPFNFKWPGTVSLIIEAWNAESSEQSTDNLNNMISRLATKRRLAIGDDWSQDVHIGEQSQMRFSYRVVCDEFYHGEDCSDFCRPRDDPFGHFNCDAAGKRICLLGWKGEYCAEPICSPGCSEEHGYCDAPGECKCRLGWQGPLCDECQRYPGCLHGTCSQPWQCTCKEGWGGLFCNQDLNFCTNHKPCRNDATCTNTGQGSYTCTCKPGFSGTNCEIETNECDSNPCKNGGSCNDLVNDYSCTCPQGFYGKNCEISAMTCSDKPCFNGGTCLEKETGGYSCLCPPSYMGSNCEKKIDRCSSDPCANGGHCLDLGHTLICRCRPGFKGPRCEINIDDCARNPCQNAGTCVDGINDYTCTCTLGFKGKNCNVRADACSIMPCENGGTCYTHFSGPVCQCPPGFMGTRCEYKEKPTTVAISPFPAALAVSSTLGLITLTLVICAAIVVLRQMRQGQKAASTTVRNDLETVNNRASLTPLGLKEKEALFIPGGPYKVSNKDVALSSTIVDTHASDKSNYKQKMMDYNLTIDEKHTNNKLDLKNSESTLLVPPLNYSKEGLYHPVYIIPEHIEQCVFATEV, from the exons ATGGCAAATTTGTTTTTATCGacgtgttttttatttttaatatcaaTGCATCTG GCGGAATCATCTGGTGGTGTGTTTGAGTTGAAAGTGCACTCTTTCACAACCACAAGCGGTGTATGTAAACCCTCTACAGACTGCCAGATCTTTTTCCGTGTTTGCCTCAAGCACTCGCAAGACAACATATCACCGGAGCCGCCGTGCACTTACGGCACTGGACTGACGGACATATTCAGCGCGGACCAGAACTCCATTTCCAACAGTGCGCCTATTAGAGTTCCTTTTAATTTCAAGTGGCCG GGAACTGTGTCGTTGATCATAGAAGCGTGGAACGCAGAGTCCTCTGAACAGTCAACAG ACAATCTGAACAACATGATCAGCCGTCTGGCCACCAAAAGAAGACTCGCTATTGGGGACGACTGGTCCCAGGACGTGCACATTGGAGAGCAAAGCCAAATGCGCTTCTCTTACCGCGTAGTGTGCGATGAATTCTACCACGGCGAGGACTGCTCGGATTTCTGCCGTCCACGGGACGATCCGTTCGGCCACTTCAACTGCGATGCCGCCGGCAAAAGAATTTGCCTGCTTGGGTGGAAAGGCGAATATTGCGCAGAAC CCATCTGCTCGCCTGGCTGCAGTGAGGAGCACGGTTATTGTGATGCCCCCGGTGAGTGCAAGTGCCGTCTCGGGTGGCAAGGGCCCCTCTGCGACGAGTGCCAAAGATACCCGGGGTGCTTACACGGCACCTGTAGCCAGCCCTGGCAGTGCACTTGCAAGGAGGGATGGGGTGGCCTGTTCTGCAATCAGGACCTGAATTTCTGCACCAATCACAAGCCCTGCAGGAATGACGCTACCTGTACCAACACTGGCCAGGGCAGTTACACCTGTACCTGCAAGCCCGGTTTCAGCGGAACAAACTGTGAGATCGAGACCAACGAATGTGACAGCAACCCATGCAAGAACGGAGGCAGTTGTAAT GATCTGGTAAATGATTATTCCTGCACGTGCCCTCAAGGATTCTATGGGAAGAACTGTGAGATCAGTGCGATGACCTGTTCTGATAAACCCTGCTTCAACGGAGGAACCTGCCTGGAGAAGGAAACCGGCGGCTACTCCTGTCTCTGCCCTCCCAGTTACATGGGCTCCAACTGTGAGAAGAAGATTGACCGATGCAGCAGTGACCCCTGTGCTAATG GTGGCCATTGTCTCGATTTGGGTCACACCCTGATATGCCGATGCCGCCCAGGCTTCAAAGGCCCTCGTTGCGAAATAAACATAGATGACTGTGCCCGCAACCCCTGCCAGAACGCCGGCACCTGCGTGGATGGCATCAACGACTACACCTGCACGTGCACGCTCGGCTTCAAAGGCAAAAACTGCAACGTCCGCGCCGACGCCTGCAGCATCATGCCCTGCGAGAACGGAGGGACCTGCTACACCCACTTCTCCGGGCCGGTCTGCCAGTGTCCTCCAGGGTTCATGGGTACCCGGTGCGAGTATAAAGAGAAGCCCACAACTGTGGCCATCTCACCTTTCCCTGCTGCCCTGGCTGTTTCATCCACTCTGGGTCTCATCACGCTCACCCTGGTGATCTGTGCTGCCATCGTGGTCCTGAGGCAGATGCGGCAGGGTCAGAAAGCCGCCTCAACCACCGTGCGCAACGACTTGGAGACGGTCAACAACCGTGCTTCTTTAACACCTTTAGGCCTTAAAGAGAAAGAGGCTTTATTCATTCCTGGTGGTCCCTATAAGGTGTCCAACAAGGATGTGGCTCTCAGCTCGACCATCGTGGACACTCACGCAAGTGACAAATCAAATTACAAACAGAAGATGATGGACTACAATTTGACCATCGAcgagaaacacacaaacaacaagcTGGACCT GAAAAATTCTGAATCAACATTATTGGTTCCACCTTTGAACTATTCAAAAGAGGGATTGTATCATCCTGTCTACATCATTCCTGAACACATAGAGCAATGTGTCTTTGCAACTGAG GTCTAA